The genome window CAGGTGGACGGGGATCCTGATCACGGTCTCGTGGCTGGGGATGCCCTTGTCGTGCCCAGGCGCGGTGTTCTGCACACACTGCTCCCGGGTGTCGTCGTCGGCGGTGTAGCTCTGGAGCACGATGTCTCCGTTGTCGGTGTCGACCCATGCGGTGGGTGACCCGCTCTGTCCGGTCTCCGGGTCGATGCCGATGAACTGTAAGGCCATGGCTGCCCTCACTCGTCGGTGCGTGCGCTGATGTGCATCAACATCGCGGTGTGGCTCGCCGAGGTCAAGACCGCGATCCAGCCACACCCCAGACAGAGCGGCTGTTCGCACATCGGTGCACAACGCTGGCAGCGGCGCACACCCCGCTTCTAGCGTCGGCAGACACGACAAGACCCCGGCGGTGCGTGAACACCCCGGGGCGCGGCCAACGCTGCTGAGGAGCGTCGACGATGACCATGTCTACCACCCGCCCGGCCCGGCAGACCACGATGGATCCACCGCCCCTTCTCGGGCTTCCGAACGAGGAGCCGGTGCCGCCCGCCGACTGCGAGCGATGCGCGCGGCTGGCCGAGCAGCGGACCGCGGCGAAGGCCGCCGACGACGGGTCGCGGGTCTCGGACTGCAACGTCCTCATCCGCGCCCACCACCCGGCCCGCCGGAAGGCGAGGCGATGACCGTGGACAGCCGCGAGAACACCGGCACCAGCCCGACCGCGAGCAGGATCGAAGAACGCTGGCTCGACACCGGCTCGGGCCCCGGCCACACGGTGCGGGTCGAGGTGTACGGCTGCGTCGACGACGACCCCGAGACGGCGTACCAGCGGATCCTGGACCACGGGATGAACTGCCCGACGTGCCGGGCCCTGGACGAGAACGGCCACGCGAACGGCGACTGCGACACCGCCCGGCGGTTGAACCTCGCCTGGGGGATGGCGCGCCGCCAGACCGCCTGAACCAACGACTCCCGCCCGTCCCCGCACCCCGTGAAATCTGGGGCGGGCGGGACAGGCCCCGACCGGTACGCGTCTCCCGGTCGGGGCCGCCCCATGTCTACGCGCCGTCGAAGTCCTCGCGGCTTCCGAGGTGCGGGTCATCAAAGACCCGCACCTCCCACCACTCCTGGAAGACGAACGGCTCGTCCTTCCTTGGGAGCGCGATGCGCTTGATCTGGAGGCCGGTACCGAGCATCTCGGCGCCCTCCATGAAGCGCGCGACGTCGGCCGCCTCCTGGGTCAGGATGAGCTTGGTCTGACGGGGGTTGGGGACGTAGCCGCCCGTGGGGTCTTCCGGCATGGGGCACCTCCAGGTGATCCGACCGTGCCAGGGTTCCAGCCCGGCCCGCGCCCCGGGGAGAGTTCGGCCACCTGATCGTCTGCACTTCGGTTGAGCTTCGACTGAGCTAACGATCTTCGGAGACGAAGAAGGCCCTCTCCTACGGAGGGGCCAACGCGCTTCCGCAGGTGAAAACGTTCCTGCACCAAGAGACTTCGGTGGGGCGGGTGGGACTCGAACCCACGGCCGACGGATTATGAGTCCGCTGCTCTAACCGGCTGAGCTACCGCCCCGTACGGCGTGTCGCGTACATGTGTGCGCGCCGTCTGCCGCAGCATAGCCGCTCATACGATCTCCTGCTTCGGATGGTCGGCCTTCGCATGCGCTTCTTGACCTTGAGGACTTCGGGGTGGCGCACGCGGTTCCCTCGGACATGAAAAAGGACCCCGACGGGGTCCTTCTTCGTCTGCTCTCCCGACTGGACTCGAACCAGTAACCTGCCGGTTAACAGCCGGCTGCTCTGCCAATTGAGCTACGGAAGACCGAAGCTCCCCCGACTGGACTCGAACCAGTAACCTGCCGGTTAACAGCCGGCTGCTCTGCCAATTGAGCTACGGAGGATTGCCTCGTCGCATCGAACGTACCTCCCTGGGTATTCGCCAGGGGGCGTGCGCTCGCTGCGACACATACATTAGCGCAAGCAGGGGGGTGCTCCGCCAATCGGTATCCCCCGCGCCCGTCGCCCCCGCGGGGCAACGCAAGGCACCGACGCAGACGTAAGGGAAGGGTGGCCACCATGCGCTATCGGCTCACGTTCTTTGCCGGACTGGCCCTGGGTTACGTGCTCGGCACACGGGCCGGACGCGAACGCTACGAGCAGTTGAAGAAATCGGCGCGACAGGTCGCGCAGAACCCCGCCGTGCGCAACACCGCCGAGTCGGCCGCCCAGCAGGGGCGCGTCTACGCGGGCAAGGCGTACCACGTGGTGAGCGAGCGGGTCGGGGACCGTATGCCCGACCTGGTGGCCGAGCGGGTCCGCTCGCTGCGCGAACGCAACGCGAACGGCTCCGCCGGAGACGACTGGGGTACCAGCAATACCTAGGGACCACATCGCGTCGACCAGATCCACGCGCGGCGCCCCCACCCCTTCCCGTGCGGCAGAATTTCTGCCATGGGGATAGTCGCCGGGCTGGATAGTTCGCCCGATTTTACGCGCATTGTCGTCTGTGACTCGGACACAGGGGCCGTGCTCAGGCAGGGGTATGCCCCGCACCCGTTGGAGCCGGCGGAGAGCGGGGGACGTCCGTCCGACGTCGATCCGCAGGCCTGGCTGCTGTCCCTGGGGGAGGCGGCCGGCGGCGGGCTGCTGGAGGGTGTGCAGGCGATCGGGGTGTCGTCCCAGCAGAACGGGCTGATCGCGCTGGACGCACAGGGCAACACCGTGCGCCCGGCGATGGTCGGCGGCGACAAGCGGACCCAGGTCGCCGCGGCCGATCTCGTGGACGCGCTCGGTGGGCGCGGCGCGTGGGCGGAGGCCGTCGGCTGTGTGCCGGGGGCCGCGCAGCCGGTCACCAAGCTGCGCTGGATGAGCCGTACGGAACCGGACGCCGCGATGCGGACGGCCGTACTGCTGCAGGCGCACGACTGGCTGGTCTGGCAGTTGCTGGGGCGGCCCGTCAGGAGGACCACCGACCGGGGCGGGGCGTCCGGGACCGGGTACTGGAACGCGGCGACCGGGCAGTACCGCACGGATCTGGTCGAGATGGCGCTCGGGCATCAGGTGATGCTGCCCGAGGTGCTCGGTCCTTCGGACGCCGCCGGTACGACGCCGGAGGGGCTCCTCATCTCCGCCGGCACAGGGGAGACCATGGCCGCCGCGTTCGGGCTGGGCATCGGGCTCGGGGACGCGGTGGTGTCGCTGGGCGCCTCCGGGTCCGTCATGGCCGTCCACACGCAGGCGCTCGTCGACTCCTCCGGGATGATCACCTCGCTGGCCGACGCCACGGGGATGCATCTGCCGGTCGTCACCACGCTGAACGCCGTACGGACCCTGCGCGGGGCCGCCGAACTGCTGGGCGTGGCCGATCTGGAGGGGCTGTCCGAGCTGGCGATGAAGTCGACGCCGGGGTCGCACGGGCTGGTGATGCTGCCGTATCTGGAGGGCGAGCGGACACCGAATCTGCCGCACACGGCGGGGACGCTGGCCGGGCTGCGACGGGAGTCGATGAAGCCGGAGCACTTCGCGCGGGCCGCGTTCGAGGGCATGCTGTGCGGGCTCGCGGACGCGCTGGACGTGCTGCGCGGACGGGGTGTCGACGTACGGCGGATCTTCCTGCTGGGCGCGGCGGCGGAGCTGCCCGCGGTGCAGGCGGCGGCGCCGGCGCTGTTCGGGGTGCAGGTGGTGGTGCCGCAGCCGGCGGACTACGCGGCGGTCGGCGCGGCGCGGCAGGCGGCGTGGGCGCTCGGGGTCTCGCAGGGGGCGCTCGATCCGCGTACGCCTCCGATGTGGCCGGGGGCGGCGGCGCAGGTGCTGGATCCCGGGGACGAGTTGGCCGTGGGGCAGGCGGTGCGGCAGCAGTACGTTTCCGTTCGGGAGCAGACGCATCCGGGGGCGTTTCGGGCCTGAAGCCTTCACCGTCGGGTTAATTCGGTTGAGGTAACGCGGGTGGAGTGTTCGACGATGGGGGGTGGTGCATCCCGCACCCCGACTCCGACTCCGACTCCGAAAGATCTCGCGTGCTCATACGATTGCTGAGAAGTCATCTCCGTCCGTACCGGACACCGATCGCCCTGCTGGTGCTGCTGCAGTTCGTACAGACGTGCGCCACGCTCTATCTGCCCACACTGAACGCGGACATCATCGACCAGGGCGTGGTGCGGGGGGACACCGGTTACATCCTGTCCTTCGGCGCGCTGATGGTCGGTATCTCGCTGGTGCAGGTCGTCTGCAACATCGGGGCCGTGTACTACGGCGCCCGCACCGCCTCGGCGGTCGGCCGGGACATCCGGGCCGCCGTGTTCGACCGGGTGCAGTCGTTCTCGGCGCGTGAGGTCGGTCACTTCGGGGCCCCCTCACTGATCACGCGGACCACGAACGACGTGCAGCAGGTGCAGATGCTGGTGCTCATGACGTTCACGCTGGTGGTGTCGGCGCCGATCATGTGCGTCGGCGGCATCGTGCTGGCGCTCGGGCTGGACGTGCCGTTGTCGGGGGTGCTGCTCGCCGTCGTACCGGTGCTCGGTATCTCCGTCAGCCTGATCGTGCGCCGGTTGCGCCCCCTGTTCCGCACCATGCAGGAGCGGCTGGACACCGTGAACCGGGTGCTGCGGGAGCAGATCACCGGCAACCGGGTCATCCGGGCCTTCGTACGGGACGACTACGAGAAGGACCGGTTCCGGAAGGCGAACGCCGAACTGACGGATGTGTCGTTGGGAACCGGGCGGATGCTCGCGCTGATGTTCCCGATCGTGATGACGGTCATCAATCTGTCGTCGATCGCGGTGGTGTGGTTCGGCGCGC of Streptomyces phaeolivaceus contains these proteins:
- a CDS encoding FGGY family carbohydrate kinase, whose product is MGIVAGLDSSPDFTRIVVCDSDTGAVLRQGYAPHPLEPAESGGRPSDVDPQAWLLSLGEAAGGGLLEGVQAIGVSSQQNGLIALDAQGNTVRPAMVGGDKRTQVAAADLVDALGGRGAWAEAVGCVPGAAQPVTKLRWMSRTEPDAAMRTAVLLQAHDWLVWQLLGRPVRRTTDRGGASGTGYWNAATGQYRTDLVEMALGHQVMLPEVLGPSDAAGTTPEGLLISAGTGETMAAAFGLGIGLGDAVVSLGASGSVMAVHTQALVDSSGMITSLADATGMHLPVVTTLNAVRTLRGAAELLGVADLEGLSELAMKSTPGSHGLVMLPYLEGERTPNLPHTAGTLAGLRRESMKPEHFARAAFEGMLCGLADALDVLRGRGVDVRRIFLLGAAAELPAVQAAAPALFGVQVVVPQPADYAAVGAARQAAWALGVSQGALDPRTPPMWPGAAAQVLDPGDELAVGQAVRQQYVSVREQTHPGAFRA